The genome window AGATCCTCTACCCGTTAAAAGTCCGCTTTTCCCCACCAAAATTCTGTGCCGCTATACCAATGACACAGACCAACATCAGATTATTCGGATTTCAAATATTCCTAGCTGGTTTTTTGAACGAGCCGTTTTCCCTGGACAATCCGTAAAGTTTAGAGCCTTTTCCAATGGTTTGCTTGAGATTCATACAGAGGAGTCTAGTGGGTCAATCCTCTCAGATATTATTCCCTGTGATCAATTACTTCTCATTTTTGTCAAAGTGATCTCTTGATGCAAACGGAATGCCCCGCCTGCGATTATCTGTGAGTTTTTAATATGGAACCCAAGCACAATTTGCTACAAATGAAATTAATAGAATTAAAACAAGTTATTTTTGACTTGCAAGCGATCAACCCAAAAACTGAATTTGATATTACTGAATATGCAGAACTTATGGAAAATATGGGATTACAAAAATATGCTGCTGAAATGGCACTATTCAAAGCGTGCAAGATCATCTATCACAAAAACCCTGTACTGGCTAATCAACTTTGGGAAGAGTTACTAGAAACTTCAGATGATCTGGTTCAGCAAATTTATAACAATGTTCCCATAAATGATTGATAACAGGCAGTTTTAGGATTGCTTGGTCACAACTTACTGTTTCACAGCCTGCCTATGCCCTAGAGATATCCTATCGGTTATACTCAGTAAGTTCAACCTAAATTTAAAGAACAAAAACCCCCTCACAGTGGAGGGGGTAAAATTTAGCGAGCTATCTCAGCAAGATTAGCCG of Cyanobacteria bacterium GSL.Bin1 contains these proteins:
- a CDS encoding DUF1830 domain-containing protein, encoding MTKEKVPQPDSCKHCKYYNYEGRRGGHCYLLDVPVRANWCACPLGISIVDRCEDPLPVKSPLFPTKILCRYTNDTDQHQIIRISNIPSWFFERAVFPGQSVKFRAFSNGLLEIHTEESSGSILSDIIPCDQLLLIFVKVIS